The Camelina sativa cultivar DH55 chromosome 16, Cs, whole genome shotgun sequence sequence ccaaaaaaaagggAGGAAGAATTGACCAAAACGCCATATAAAGGATTATGGAGTAAAAGCAATTTATGGTAGTAGTTGNNNNNNNNNNNNNNNNNNNNNNNNNNNNNNNNNNNNNNNNNNNNNNNNNNNNNNNNNNNNNCCCCCCCCTCCACAAATTATCTACACACAACCTATCAATATGAACTTttgaaatcaaattataaatatgtgcattatctaacataaaaatatatgtagcttttttgttttaagagtgAATCTAAGCCTTAGAAAATGAAGTGATGATAGTGATGtgtcaaataaaataaaaatcaaacaacacaGCCATATCAATAGCAAGTAACCCCTAATTGGACTTCAAGGAATTAAAGATTACGGTCTACTTTGATTTTATTATGCccttaaaaattcaacttactTCTACATGGACCCTAAGACTGTGTTAAGGGACGAAATTAAATAAGACGATTTTAAGGGTCAATTTATCTACAGTTTTTAAGTtaacaaattccaaaaaaataaaatgattagtaTCCACAAAAAGTCATTatctaatgaaataaaatcatttcttCCTCTCGTTcattttgctctctctctctctctctcaatctccgGCGCTAAGGCCGTAACGGTATGTTTTCGATATAACGCCGTTAAGTCTAAACCCGTTTCAAAacggagaaaacaaaaaaaaaggggaaggGAATATTCCGTTTGCATGGCTCTGGAACAACAGTTAGGATTAGGAGTGAGCGCCGTTGACGGCGGTGGTGGAGAGAACAGTAGTGCGCCGTCTAATGACGGTGGAGATGACGGCGTTAAAACGGCGAGGCTTCCTCGTTGGACGAGGCAAGAGATTCTCGTGCTGATTCAGGGGAAGAGAGTGGCGGAGAACAGAGTCCGGCGGGGGAGAGCGGCGGGTATGGCTCTCGGGTCGGGTCAACTGGAGCCTAAATGGGCTTCCGTGTCTTCTTACTGCAGACGCCACGGGGTTAACCGTGGGCCGGTTCAGTGCCGGAAAAGATGGAGCAATCTGGCGGGAGATTATAAGAAGATTAAAGAATGGGAGTCTCAGGTTAAAGAAGAGACGGAGTCTTATTGGGTTATGAGGAACGATGTTCGTAGAGAGAAGAAGCTTCCTGGTTTTTTCGATAAGGAGGTTTATGATATTGTTGATGGTGGTGTCATTCCTTCTACGGCGGTTCCGACTCTTGCTCTTGGGTTGGCTCCGGCGTCGGCTTCGGAGGAGGGGTTGTTGCCTGATTTTGATCGGCTGAATAAGTTGAATTCGACTCCGGTACCCAAATCAGTTTCTGGTAAACTCAGATCaaagttttagtcttttttgttttagggtCATCAGATCATCACCATGCATGAGTCCAATGCTTATTGAAAGTTCAAATTGTTTGTATGATGATGTTGTAGACAAGGAGAAGCAAGAAGCTTGTGAAGCAgatcaaggtttgttttttgttttgttattctcaTTAGATCGTTCCTGCTTGGATTCGAACCAGTAACATGGACCGGCCGATCCTCTCATTTAATATAAGCTTGGACTTGGTACAAAGACTTTACGGAAAATGTGTCAATAAGTGTAGGGTCTTAGTGGTTTGCAAAGAAAgttatggtttggtttggaggattttatacatttttatttgtgtgcgtgtgtgtgttACATCTCCATTTTTGCTTTGATCTAGTCTTAGAGCTCTAAGTAGTTATGTGGGATATGTTGTCATCTAAGTGAGATGGTTTCGTAATACCAAATGCATCACTAATTGctagtttaaaaatatagtttttggtGTGGGATCTTTTCGTTTTTCTTTATCTTGTTTATCACCTAAGAGttgatttttgaatttgaagGTAGAGTGAAAGAGAAGCATCCAGAAGGAGCAAATGTGGAAGGTGGATCGACATCACAAGAAGAGAGAAAGCGTAAACGAACATCTActggtgaaaaagaagaaggagaaacaaagaagatgcAGAATCAGTTGATAAAGATACTTGAAAGAAACGGGCAGTTGTTGGCGGCACAGCTTGAGGTTCAGAATTTAAACTTGAAACTAGACAGAGAGCAAAGAAAAGATCACGGTGATAGCTTAGTCGCTGTTCTCAACAAGCTCGCAGATGCTGTTACGAAAATCGCAGATAAGttgtagatatatatagtaaaagttAGTCGTATATTGCGCTTCTACATTacttctcattcttcttcttcttctttttttcttccatttacCACCATTGGTGGTGATTGAATATTGATGCCACCACAAGAGAGGCTATACACATCTTATATAAACATTGAGATTTATACGGTTTTTTAGGACAttagttgtatttgttttgcCCTTTGGACTGATTCGGACATCTTGATGGGTTTGATGATTTATTGTTCCATTCAAACATAAAACATGAACTTTGCGGACAATTTCtgcttttatcttattttgttttttgtaaaattctGTAGACCCTAAAACatgttaaataattttgctATGATAAAACAATTCttattacacatttttttttgttctgtcaaACAGCTTCAGGGTTCGGACTTCAGAGTTGATTGTACTGTatcataatttttgttgttCTCTTTTAACCTTTCCCATCTTCtgctatatataattttcagaTGCTTTTGTCGAGAAAATAactaagaaaaattataattaactaGACTGCCCGGGTTATCTTTTGGTGATATGAACAATTACATTTTTACTGTCAATATTATATCGTATATTGAGTAGTAAAAAATGAAAGCACAAACCATGGTGATCAATATCATATCATGTGACTGAAAATTTGGAGTAGCCACCACACATGATTTAATCTTCTTATTCTCTAGTACTGTACGAAAAAAACTATAGTAAATTTGGCCAATTCCCAAGTCTCATAATCTATTCTACCTCttaagaatcaaacacaaaatgacCAGTTTCTTTTTATTCTATAGTAAGATTACATTTAACAACATTGATACCGGCcctaaatacataaaataaatatttagaaacaACACCACTCAAAGACAAAATCTTTAACGTTCGCCATAGTGAGAATGAACTTGCAATCTTGAGTATAGTTGAGCAGATagattcatagaaaaaaaaagtttgcagAGAATGAACAACACAACAATGTAAACTTAAGAgagaattttcatttttcttgtttgttatcAAATGAGAATGGTTATAATCACTTACAAACTATAATTAGAAGAACTAATTAAACATCTTCCTCTATATATTCATGACTCCTGCCAtataagaatttgtttttttttcgaatcTGATACACCATATCAAAGCAAGAAATATaggaataattaaagaaaacaataagcaaaacatagcATGCCCATAATTAAGAAACTAAATTGTAATCTATTTTAAGCAAAAGATAAAAATCATTACTAATGCATTAACATAGCATAGGTAAGctacaaaaaataaacagttaCAACCAATATAAGTTCGTTCATGTGTGGATATAGACTCTTGAGAAGCTTACAAAGCCACAAGTTGTACCCATCAGCTATTTGGAACAATAAGCATACTAATCAATTCCAGTTAGACAATTTCTAGATGATGTTAAGATTGTCTTAACATTAGTATAAgacaattttctttctttaggaAGTTCTAAAGCCAAGTCTTATAGGTGATTTCTTGAAAAGAGTACTCTCTGAATATGCTTGTCTGCTTGATCTTCAAGTTCTCCTTTCTCTGTAGTTGACTTTCATCTTCCACATCTTCggtcactacaaaaaaaaccagGCAAAACGAAATTGTGAGATGGATGATAGAGAAGGCTCGTTCGTAGCTGTCCGAAGGATTTCTCAGGGTCTCGAACGAGGAACCTTTTACAATCCATCATCTCTAAGTAATTTCATCTCTCTAAGTGATTCATATAGATAAACGTATCTGCATCTCCTCAGTCTCTCTTATCTATCTTCCACTTGcagttgcattttttttttttctgtgtttcaTACTAAATAAGTGCTTTTGAGCGCATTGCTTGGTTTCTGGATACTATGTTATTGATTATTCAGcttttttatagggttttggtAGTAATTCACTTATTTTAGATGCTTTAACTTTCATCTTAACTAAGATTCCAGTTTGTTGTCAAGGAGGGAGCATGTGTGTTAATAAACCTTAGTATATGTGTGTGGTGGTGGTATTGTAGACTATTGATATTATAAAAGAGCAGTTAATAAAGCAAGAGAAAACGAAGCAGAGAAAACGAAAAGGGTCAAAGTGTGAGTTACTACAAAAATCAAGTAAAAGAAGACAGAAAAGTATCAGTCAAGCGACATAAAGAATGATGAACATGTGGCACTTTCTCTATTATTGCTGATGTGGCAGAAGGATGGAGAGAGTTCCAAGTTtcagatttatataataaaaaaaaaagacaagtaacAATTACATAAAAGCCGCAACGTGTTTTGACCGAAGGAACAAGTGTACGTGAGTACAGAGTAGTACTAAAACTTAGGACGTACGAACCTCTGCTTCCTTATTAGATAAGAGTGGTAAGTTAACTGAACAACTTTTTGAAGTCAAAGACTTGGATTGGGATCATCATAGGACACATAACTCGTGACTggtaaaagaaggaaaaaaatcacaGAGAGAGATATATGTCTGTTGTGGTCATTTAACATATCCCTCATCTGCCGCAAATCATACGTCGTCCTGACATAATTTTACCTCATTCGGATCGCTGACGTGTACGGTCCAGATTAAACTCAATTagattctcttttttctctctttcgtctCTATTTCTCTCATTTTGCTTCCAAGTTTCGAAACAATCTCTCAAAATTGGgattttggagaagaaaaactcttttgtttctcGAAGGTTGGATCTCGGATCGAGAATATTTTGCAACTGGGAAAAAGCTTtgcgaaaaagaaaaagttaaattgATTAACCTTTTCCTTAAACTtggatctctgtttttttttttggtttgaatcgTTAAATTGgagaagaaccctaatttttccGATTTGGAGATCTGTTCTCTAAACCgggactaaaaaaaaaagaaaagaggggGCGATTTTTTGAATTCAGATTCTTGTTTTCTGGATTGGGTTTCGATCAAAAGTGTTGAGATTTACATGCTTGCGGCTCGATCTGGTTGTTCTAGAACCCTAATTCGAATGGGCAACGATGACAATTTGATGGTATGGGGTGATGTAGAGGAAGGTGAGATTCCTGATTCGGGTAACACTTCGATTGAAGTTGTTACGCTGAATACTACTGTGGCCGATATTGGCGGAGACGTCAATATCGATGGAGCAAGAGTTGTTGGTGGTTCTAGTGGCAAACCTAGGGTTTGGACAATGAAGGATTTGCTTCATCAGTATCCTGGTTATTGTGGATATGTGAATTCGGGTTTATCTAATCTTGCTTGGGCTAATGCTGTGAAGAACAAGCCTCTCAATGAAGGCTTGGGAATGGATTATGAACCCAGAGAGAGTGATAAGATTGTGACTGAAGATAGTGGTGATGAGAAAGAGGAAGGAGAGTTGGAGGAAGGTGAGATTGATTTGGTGGACTCTGCTTCTGATGAGAATTTGGTCGCAAGAGTTGAGGAGGTAACTGAATCTGTCTTTTTGACAAGTGTTAATGAAGTTGATGATGATCGTATTCTGAAGGAGAGAGATTTGGAGAACAAAGTGAAACTCATCCGTGGGGTATTGGAGAGTACTTCGTTGGTAGAAGCACAGACGTAAGTCTATCTAGAGAATGGAGAGATCTGATGGGTCTCAAttacttgatgatgatgatgaaaaattttaaacatctCTTGGAGTTGATgactgatgtttttttttttttttttgtttgtccatgctttaatttatttttggtttccttTCAGAGCATTTGAAGGAGTTTGTTCTAAACTTTTGGGGGCTTTGGAGTCTTTGCGAGAGCTGGTTTCAGATAATGATGATTTTCCGAAGAGGGATACTTTAGTTCAACTGTCATTTGCTTCTCTTCAAACCATAAACTCTGTATGGCTACTCTTTTACTTAATGCTATATTACTTTCGGATTCCATGTAActaatctcttttcttttatatcaGGTGTTTTGCTCGCTGGATAATATTTCCAAGGAGCTTAATAAGGAGACTATGTCAAGGTTGCTTTTAAGCGTGTTTTCTTGCGCCAACCTTTGATTAAACATGCTAAAGTCCTTAGATTGCTTATacactttttttggtttttcttgtgCAGATTGCTAACTCTTGTAAATGACCATTTTTCCCGGTTTCTCTCATCCTACCAGAAAAATGAGGTGTGTGCCTTTAGCTCGCCTGTTGAATTAGCAGAAGTCAAAATCTTTTCCACTGTTCCAAATTTTGGGAAGAGTGCTTTCTCTCTTACATAAATACATGTCTTGGTTTTGCAGATAGAGGCCATGAATCAGAATTTACGTCGTTCTGCCATTGCACTTTATGCTGGAACCAGCAGTGAGGAGAATGTTACTCGAATGACTCTGACAAGTAATGGTGATTCGTTTCTTGTCAAAAAGCAGTCTTCAGAAGGAACCCATCGAGGAGCTTCCTACGTAAGGAGTAGGTTTCCTATGCTACCTCTGCTAGACCTTCATAAGGATCATGATGCAGACAGCCTTCCATCTCCCACAAGGGAAACAACACCAAGTTTACCAGTAAATGTTCGCCATACAATGGTTAAACCAGGTTTTCCCGTTGGTAGAGAGAGCCAAACGTCTGAAGGTGCCAAAGTCTATCCATATGAGAGTGATGCCCTTAAAGCAGTTTCGACCTACCAGAAAAAGTTTGGTCTTAATTCAGTATTTAAGACAGATGACCTTCCAAGCCCAACACCATCAGGAGAACCTAATGATGGCAATGGAGACATTGGTGGAGAGGTTTCTAGTTCTGTTGTTAGGGGCACCAATCCGGGGACTCTCCTAATTTATGGGCAAGACGTTCCTCTACCCTCCAATTTCAGTTCTAGAAGCATGCCTGTTGCAAATGCTGTATCTAGTACTGTTCCACCGCATCATCTGTCAGTTCATGCTATTTCTGCGCCAACTGGTGCTACGCAAACAGTTCTTGCAGTTGATCAAACAGTGAAACCTGCTGCAAAGAGTCGAGATCCAAGACTACGGCTTGCGAAACCTGATGTTGCCAATGTGACTATTAATTCGTACT is a genomic window containing:
- the LOC104749512 gene encoding trihelix transcription factor ASR3-like, whose amino-acid sequence is MALEQQLGLGVSAVDGGGGENSSAPSNDGGDDGVKTARLPRWTRQEILVLIQGKRVAENRVRRGRAAGMALGSGQLEPKWASVSSYCRRHGVNRGPVQCRKRWSNLAGDYKKIKEWESQVKEETESYWVMRNDVRREKKLPGFFDKEVYDIVDGGVIPSTAVPTLALGLAPASASEEGLLPDFDRLNKLNSTPVPKSVSDKEKQEACEADQGRVKEKHPEGANVEGGSTSQEERKRKRTSTGEKEEGETKKMQNQLIKILERNGQLLAAQLEVQNLNLKLDREQRKDHGDSLVAVLNKLADAVTKIADKL